The DNA window TCTTGTTATTTTTACTTGCTTTTGTCTAATTAGGTAGGATTGGATCGTAACTGTAGTTTAATTTGATACTGATTATGGAAATTGGGGAACTTGTTTCTTTATTACAgcaagatgatgatgatgaatccATTAATGTGATGAAAATTGAGGAACAGACTATGTTACTGGAGAAAGATCTGATAGCAAGAGAAAAGGAGACTCTTGATGTCTTGAAAGAACTAGAATCCACTAAGAACATTCTTGAAGAATTGAAGTTGAAGTTACAGAAAGAAATGGAAGAATCAGAAAAGGGAAAGGAAAACGAGAATCCCAGTAGTAGTATCTTCCCGGAATTCATTCTAATGGAATTGAAACATGCCAAATTGAACCTTACTAGAACCACAACTGATCTTGCTGAAATCCGAACTAGTGTTGAAacttataacaaaattatagcTAAGGAGAAAGTTTCACTTTCGAAGACCCGCGATGTATTGTCAGCGAATTCTTCGAGAATCATATCGTTGGAGGAGGAATTAAGCAGGACGAATTCGACAAATCTCCATTTCAGGAACAATAATCTATCCAAGGTGCTTCAGCAATTGAATTCCGAGGCAGAAGAGTATAAGAAAGCTGGGGAAGCTGCAAGATGTCAAGTTTTCAGTACATTATCTGAAATAGAACTTACAAAGACCAAGATTAAAGCAGCTAAAATCAAATTAGTTGCTGCTAAGAAAATGAAGGATGCTGCCCGAGCTTCAGAAGCAGCAGCTCTTGCAGAGATCAATGCAATATCAACaacaaatgaaaagaaatttggagaaggagaaggagtaACTCTTTCCTACAATGATTACTTGATGTTAACTTCAGCTTCGAGAAAGAGATTGTCAGAAGAAGCTATGATTGTTCTTGACAAAGAAAACGTATCGCAAATGGAGATTTTGAAAAGGGTAGAAGAAGCTACTGAAGAAGTGAAATCCAGCAAGAGGGTTTTGGAAGAAGCTCTTAACAGAGTAGAGGCTGCAAACACAGCAAAGTTGGTTGTTGAAGAATCTCTCAAGAAATGGAAATGTGATCACGATAGCCATAGCCAGAGAAGAAAGAATACCAAATCCATCAACCATGGAAAGGATCCTCTGAATTTGGTAAATGAAGGGGATGAGACTAAACCTGTCTTGAGGCCAACTTTGTCCATAGGGCAAATACTAAGCAGGAAATTACTTCTGAAGGAAGAATATGAGAAAGGTTGTGTAAAGCAGAAAGTCTCATTTGGCCAAATGCTTTGCAAACCAACCAGTGACAATGGCATTAAGGAGCACTTACCCACAAAAAGGAAGAAGTTTGTTCGGTTTACTCGATTCTCGATCCTTGTGAGCAAGcaaaacaaaaagaagaagaagaagtcaaCAACTTCTAGTTAGTTAGTCAGTCAGTTAACTTAGTTATTCTTTATTCTGTGTTCCTGTCTTTCTTCTTAAGTTTTCACTACTGTGAGTTGTTGTTCCTTAAAATGTTCTACTCTATTAGTCTTGACAAAATAGTATGATCTCTAATTCTATTGTTAGTCTATTCTCGACTTCTTCGTGTTCGGTTTTCCTTCCAGACAATAGGCGAATCGTTTGGGCTAATACAAACACCAAACACTCgctgaatttgaaaaaatatatattatagtgatTCAACCAAAATGTCTACATTGATTTTATAGAAGTTTTGTAACTTTGTAAACACCAATACATTATTCAAAACTCTTCAATAGTCTCTAAAAAATGgtcaatatattttcttaaatgtGGTaccatattaaattatataatttttctctatatattaattttattttcttgattcAAGATTATGCAACAAAAAGATCATAGATATCTATAATATTTACTCTCATTATACCAAGATTATGTATaatgaatttatcattatcacaaaatattgtgaatcaatttcttataaaattcttcaattgaaaaaatattttaggaatgCAATAGGCATGAAGATACTGCATGACGTTCAAGACACATTAAGTTTTGTGGATGCACATTTATTAGAAAGTTAAGGATGAAACGTAAGATAAGTATAAATCGGtaattgaaaaatcaaaataggaggaatgaatgaataaaacttaAACCATGTTAACTACTAATCATTTTAGTGAGCTtccaataaagaaaaatatgatttttaagaattttgattttaaactttgttttctTTATGATATGTCTATCTTTAGATTCACTCaagatttcttctttctttattttctcaaataaaatttgccttttgttttcaaaacTTATTCAAAGTCCATATGtcaacttaaaacaattaaattactAAATCACCACCACTAtgccttattttattttattttcatttggaCCCTTTTGcttattttcaacaaattttcaaattatccaTAAAAATGATGCATGCATGGCAAAATGTTGTAAATTCTAATTggtaatttatataaaatatattgttagaGGCGGCTTAATTTAATCAAGTGGATGTATTCTTTCATCAAGTCATGTCAATGTGAAATTAATAATGGTTAGTTAGTCCAAGAAAATGAggagaaatatataaaaaaagcaTCACCATCATAACACACCTCaaagtttattattttgcatgtaaaataaaggttaacttttaaaataatttcttaaagACTAGTACAAAATCTAAGCTAGTGATCACGTGACACTtgacatgttatttttttttaatgtatcaATCAAAGTAATTacctacttttattttttataagtcaATATCAATAGGGGTCTAAAACTTGGCTAATCTATTAGCAGTTGGATTTAACGGTTAATTATGTATAGGAAAGCACATCCAAATTAATTTGACCATCAcccaataaattttatattatggGTCAATTTTTCCGAACATTGCCATTTTTTCGAAACATCGTCGTTTTTCCGAATATTACCATTTTCTcgaatatgattattttttaaatttattattaattttagacatgatatttttttttatttctatcttGCACATGCGGCAGATCATGTCGAATTTGTGACATTGATTTCGTTATATTTTCGTTGtctaaatcatttttcaaatatatatataatgttgaatatcacaatttataataaatgtcaTGAATAATGTGTACTAAGTACTAAGTACTAACCcacttcataaaatatttttaatgaataagggcatatttatatttatatggaattataaaatatagattatacTCCAAAACTTATATTTGTACCAACACATATTCATAATTTGTTTGATGCTCATCtgtttaaaaagaataatttcatcttacatacaaatttaaaatgagagaatttgaatttgtgtgaGCTGTTTGTATGATTTAATGttgtcattaattaaaaatataatgatgaTGTTTTTAAATAGGAATTAAATTCtagaaatgaaaaaacaatatgAATAAGGTAGTAAGTGTATGACACTGAAGCATGAGTTAATTTAGCAAAACTTTATTGGGAGGTCCATCATCATTATTGGGTTACTTAGTACACATACCAACTCATCTCttataataaaacaacacaTCCCAACTGTCTTCTGTGGAAAAAGGGAGATGTacattgattttataaatatgcaCATTCACCTCCTAagtaacaaaaacaattatttaatcaCATCAAAAAGTCCAAATTCACCTAATTTATTATGCTTTTAGtacaatttaaaatgttatattcccttttttttttaacctaacgagtaacgacaaaaaaaaaaatgaatatccACGGCGTCCCCGAGGTTCTAGGTTCGAACATGTTAGACGACACATTTGACACTTTCTGGTTAAATTAGTTGAATGTGTTTCGTGAGTTATATGTTTAATCCATAGTGATTAGTCGCACCTGAAAGAGTTGCgaaacacatttaaaaaaatattttaagtgaaaaaCAAACTCGTGATATTTGGTATCTTTAAATACCATTTAAGTTACTTCATCGGTTAAtgcttttgagatttttatatataaatatattgtacaCATTATTCATCAGATTTTAATATGGGTATGAGttcgaaatttttatatttgtatcattttaaaaaattatatatgtgagataacactttttatttattaagtaattattgtgagatttttattttcattagaTAGAGACTAAAACAATAACTGATTAAGATGAACAcctaatgtatatatatttttaatctaaaacCTCATAGTGCTAGTTCCCTATGTAAATTCTAACACCAAACAAGACATAAGTAGTAAGTGATTCACCAACCCACCAAACCAATGCTTTAGAGCACTTGGTTTTCATGGGTGGATACTCAGATTCCATATGTAAATGAAACTTTGTTTGGTAGGATTTAATTCTAATATTTagttatcatattaattatcaatttaCTTACTTTTgtcaatcaaaatatcaaataatctttacttcaattttttaaaaaactaagatttattcatttaatataaataatatcaagGTTGCGTTGATTTCGAGTTATTAAGATAATCCTAaccaaatcaaataatatttcactctcctctcatcaatcacatcacttaattcataactaaagtactaatatttcatatatttttaaattattatatttt is part of the Impatiens glandulifera chromosome 1, dImpGla2.1, whole genome shotgun sequence genome and encodes:
- the LOC124914240 gene encoding WEB family protein At2g38370-like; this translates as MAEEGSSVPDPQSLPVQQPAHDHVKNPPSANSGSTFSGDKMQNEANPRSEIDTSAPFESVKEAVTRFGGIGFWKPSHKLSEPTQQDDDDESINVMKIEEQTMLLEKDLIAREKETLDVLKELESTKNILEELKLKLQKEMEESEKGKENENPSSSIFPEFILMELKHAKLNLTRTTTDLAEIRTSVETYNKIIAKEKVSLSKTRDVLSANSSRIISLEEELSRTNSTNLHFRNNNLSKVLQQLNSEAEEYKKAGEAARCQVFSTLSEIELTKTKIKAAKIKLVAAKKMKDAARASEAAALAEINAISTTNEKKFGEGEGVTLSYNDYLMLTSASRKRLSEEAMIVLDKENVSQMEILKRVEEATEEVKSSKRVLEEALNRVEAANTAKLVVEESLKKWKCDHDSHSQRRKNTKSINHGKDPLNLVNEGDETKPVLRPTLSIGQILSRKLLLKEEYEKGCVKQKVSFGQMLCKPTSDNGIKEHLPTKRKKFVRFTRFSILVSKQNKKKKKKSTTSS